In a single window of the Bactrocera dorsalis isolate Fly_Bdor chromosome 2, ASM2337382v1, whole genome shotgun sequence genome:
- the LOC105230339 gene encoding transcription factor SPT20 homolog — MSCPRIVSPSLAIAVAFGCFALCLAPCCLAAAAIDTEGLTQELLVPFNDLLPPLSDAEFQEAQATSTTTTTSTTTSTTASPPVTEAPVSKTTTTRAPTKLTTPKPTKSATAQKLKKTQYQLDQQSQKQPLAVPILDLNPEVPPALPEAEAPVASQVTEAPVTPKAVVVPTTTTTQAPLTTTRAPVKVSEPKQAASTQHFQQERTAQTQFQGLEQHRQPQQQQQQYKPQPQQQQQQYKPQPQQQEQQQFAKQALRQPTAQHRFQPQVAAAITKVAPPSPSPQHSAPAATQVNVEHLRQYLEYIYYPTTRRPSRGPLPTLTPFPRHFK, encoded by the exons ATGAGCTGCCCAAGA ATAGTAAGCCCATCACTTGccattgctgttgcttttgGTTGTTTTGCATTGTGTCTTGCTCCTTGTTGTCTGGCCGCCGCTGCGATAGATACCGAAGGGCTGACACAAGAACTGTTGGTGCCGTTCAATGATTTATTACCACCACTCTCTGATGCTGAGTTCCAGGAAGCCCaagcaacatcaacaacaacaacgacatcaacaacaacatcaacaactgCGTCACCACCGGTCACTGAGGCACCAGTTAGCAAAACGACTACAACAAGAGCACCAACAAAGCTGACAACGCCGAAACCAACGAAATCAGCCACagcacaaaaacttaaaaagacGCAATATCAATTGGATCAGCAGTCGCAAAAGCAGCCACTAGCAGTGCCAATATTAGATTTGAACCCCGAAGTGCCACCCGCTTTGCCAGAAGCCGAGGCGCCCGTGGCGTCGCAGGTCACAGAAGCACCGGTAACTCCGAAAGCAGTAGTAGTGCCGACAACAACTACAACGCAAGCTCCACTTACAACAACGAGAGCGCCTGTTAAGGTGTCGGAGCCCAAACAAGCCGCGTCCACGCAGCACTTTCAACAAGAGCGAACGGCGCAAACACAATTTCAAGGGTTGGAACAACACCggcagccacaacaacaacaacaacaatacaagccacaaccacaacagcagcaacaacaatataagcCACAGCCACAACAGCAGGAACAACAACAGTTCGCCAAGCAAGCATTGCGACAACCAACAGCTCAACACCGGTTCCAGCCACAAGTTGCTGCCGCCATAACAAAAGTGGCACCACCGTCACCGTCACCGCAACACAGCGCGCCAGCAGCAACGCAAGTCAACGTCGAACACCTCAGGCAATACCTCGAATACATTTACTACCCGACGACACGTCGTCCGTCGCGCGGACCTCTGCCCACGCTGACGCCATTCCCGCGGCATTTCAAGTGA